AACAAATCCACTTTAATGGAATCATGTAGTTGAATAAGTAGTATTATAGGTAAAATTGGAAGGAACCCTCCGACAAAGAAGTTTAAATTGAGCTCGGTATTAAGATCAATCGTTAAAAAGTATGCAATTATTAAAAGAATAGATGGAACTATAGTCTTTGCATTAAATTTTAACGATGATGCTCTTACTTGCCATATAAATGGCCAGCTCATTATTAAACAAATTATTGATGTAACCAATTGGGTCAAATCCCACGTAAACCATGAATATAACGATTGCAGAAATAAAAGCAGGTATCCAAATTTAAAAGTATACTCAAAAAAACGATTAGCTTTATAAGATGGGTTTTGAAATACTTCGTAAGAATTGTATGTATCAGTATATCTTTTAGAAGCCATATTATAGGAGACCTAAATTTTACCTTTTTAATTAAATGACTTTGTGAAACGTGATTTCGCCAAATTGAATAAGGATTGCCGCTCGTCTTTCTTTAAGCCCACAACTGTAATAACAATGATTCCCCATAATACAGCTGATATCTCAACCGTAAAAAATTGGAAAAATCCATCACCAATTAGCAGCTTTATAAATGTCGGTATAGCTAAACCCAAAACAGAGACAAATATAACAGTGAATAAAACTTCTTTTACATAACTATAGATTGATAAATTAATCAATTTACGTAACACTAATAGTCTGATAAAGAGCGCTATCGAATATACCAATATTAACGTATAAAAGGTTGTTTCTGCGGGTAAACCTTTTTTAAATAATATATAAGAGATTGGCAAGGTTAGTAAAGTAAACGAACCTACCCAAACCTGATAATTCTTAATATCTCCCGTTGCCCTTGCTGTTTGTGTTAATGGGTTTTCTAACGAATTTATTAATGAAAATACTATTGCCAAACGTGTAAAAACCACCATATATTCAGTACTATTCTTTAGCCAAATTTTTAAAAAAACATCCAGCTCTAATAAAATAGGTAAGGCTATTATGTATAAAAGATAAAATGATATTCTAGAACTTTTAAAAACAAGTGTAATCATATCTTCTCGTTTTCCCGAAGCATAAGATTTCACTATTTGTGGATTCACTGCTGTATAGAAATTTGTTGAGAATGAATTAATAGATGTACTAACCCTAAAAGCTATTGCGCGGGCGGCGTTTACAACTGGTCCAAAAAATATATTTAATATAATATTCATTCCCTGGTTATTAGCAACATATGTAATTGCTCCAAATAAATTCCACGCCGAGTAATTAATTAAAGTTTTAAACAGTTCCTTATCCCAATGATATTGAAAACGACTTTCTTCATAATTGCGACGGCATACTAAACGATATAAATAAGTAATTATACCAGTAATAGTAAAAACCAAAAAGCCATATAACTTCAATTTATCAACAGAAAATAAAACTAAAAGGTAAACGATTATTAATTTCAGTAGTACTTCAGCTATACTTATATAAGCATAAAATGACATATTCTCTCTAGCAATAATAATTGCTTCATAAGGGATAGTCATCATAGCGAAAATAAAAGACAGAATTGAAAATTGATATATCCAGTTTGCAGCTACAATTCTATTTAAT
This portion of the Inquilinus sp. KBS0705 genome encodes:
- a CDS encoding lipopolysaccharide biosynthesis protein, which codes for METSNNKRIAKNTFMLYFRMLLSMVVSLYTVRVVLRTLGVVDYGIFNVVGGVVEMFSFLSITMASATQRFFSFELGRNDLVKLKRTFSLTVIIYALIAFIVLIMAESVGLWFLNNKMVIPLNRIVAANWIYQFSILSFIFAMMTIPYEAIIIARENMSFYAYISIAEVLLKLIIVYLLVLFSVDKLKLYGFLVFTITGIITYLYRLVCRRNYEESRFQYHWDKELFKTLINYSAWNLFGAITYVANNQGMNIILNIFFGPVVNAARAIAFRVSTSINSFSTNFYTAVNPQIVKSYASGKREDMITLVFKSSRISFYLLYIIALPILLELDVFLKIWLKNSTEYMVVFTRLAIVFSLINSLENPLTQTARATGDIKNYQVWVGSFTLLTLPISYILFKKGLPAETTFYTLILVYSIALFIRLLVLRKLINLSIYSYVKEVLFTVIFVSVLGLAIPTFIKLLIGDGFFQFFTVEISAVLWGIIVITVVGLKKDERQSLFNLAKSRFTKSFN